The following proteins come from a genomic window of Natronosalvus vescus:
- the trkA gene encoding Trk system potassium transporter TrkA codes for MRVVIIGAGEVGRAIASNLEDSHDVVVIDQDSDVVEELTYSLDVLALEGDGTDIETLREARIEDAGLIIACTDDDEANLVICGAAKTGTDAFTIARVKRRTLLQTWEGSEGAFGVDFMVCTDLLTAQAIFRISGLPAAQDVDMFAGGLVRMAEFEIASDSPIADQTVRDADRYDSLTFAAIFRNDHMVVATGDTVIRPGDRVVVIGSPDSVTDFASDIVTPGNGDRDEIVIVGASEIGFQAAREFEEHGFRPRLIEQDHDRARKVAEALPKTMVMESDATDTAFLEREHVDEADIVIAALGSDEKNLLVSLLAKRLGVDRTVAVIENLEYAELFETVGIDVAINPREEAAEEIVRFTRAGQTEKVAMLEHDRAEVIEIEVSTNSTLAGTQIMDSTTTLPEGVVIGAISRGGNLITPRGTTVIEPGDHVVLFVDAMVLDEVIKAI; via the coding sequence GTGCGCGTAGTCATTATCGGTGCCGGGGAGGTCGGGAGAGCAATTGCGTCCAACCTGGAGGACAGTCACGACGTGGTGGTCATCGATCAGGATAGTGACGTCGTCGAGGAACTCACGTACTCGCTCGACGTCCTCGCACTCGAGGGCGACGGGACGGACATCGAAACTCTCCGCGAGGCGAGAATCGAGGACGCTGGCCTGATCATCGCCTGTACTGACGACGACGAGGCAAACCTCGTCATCTGTGGCGCGGCGAAAACTGGCACAGACGCGTTCACCATCGCTCGCGTCAAGCGCCGGACGCTACTCCAAACGTGGGAGGGTTCGGAGGGTGCATTCGGCGTGGACTTCATGGTCTGTACCGATCTGTTGACGGCCCAGGCGATCTTCCGCATCTCGGGCCTGCCGGCCGCCCAGGACGTCGATATGTTCGCCGGCGGGCTCGTCAGAATGGCCGAGTTCGAAATCGCCTCTGACAGCCCGATAGCCGACCAGACTGTCCGAGACGCCGATCGGTACGACTCGCTGACGTTTGCCGCCATCTTCCGCAACGACCACATGGTGGTGGCGACGGGCGATACAGTGATCAGACCGGGTGACCGCGTAGTTGTCATCGGGAGTCCGGACTCGGTGACCGACTTCGCGAGCGACATCGTCACCCCCGGAAACGGTGATCGAGACGAAATCGTCATCGTCGGCGCGAGCGAGATCGGCTTCCAGGCCGCCCGCGAGTTCGAAGAACACGGCTTCCGTCCCCGGCTCATCGAACAGGATCACGACCGTGCTCGGAAAGTCGCCGAAGCCCTTCCCAAAACGATGGTCATGGAGAGCGACGCGACCGACACCGCGTTCCTGGAACGTGAACACGTCGACGAAGCCGATATCGTCATCGCCGCCCTTGGCAGCGACGAGAAGAATTTGCTCGTCTCGCTGCTGGCCAAGCGACTCGGCGTCGACCGTACCGTCGCCGTCATCGAGAACCTCGAGTACGCCGAACTGTTCGAAACCGTCGGCATCGACGTGGCGATCAATCCGCGCGAAGAAGCCGCAGAAGAGATCGTCCGCTTCACGCGGGCTGGCCAGACCGAGAAGGTCGCCATGCTCGAGCACGACCGGGCGGAAGTGATCGAAATCGAAGTCTCCACAAATAGCACGCTGGCCGGCACCCAGATCATGGATTCGACGACGACCCTTCCGGAGGGTGTCGTCATCGGAGCGATCTCCCGCGGCGGTAACCTCATCACCCCCCGCGGGACGACGGTCATCGAACCGGGCGATCACGTCGTTCTCTTCGTCGATGCAATGGTACTCGACGAGGTAATCAAGGCGATCTGA
- a CDS encoding universal stress protein has translation MAVFQHLLIPVATEDDAQRTCDALEPYLEDLERVTAVHVIEKAGGAMDKAPLGKRQEDAGDFLAVVNSTLGSSVAVDTQTVYGTDLVDTLFDVATDVNADAIAFRARGGSRITRLLAGDTATDLVTEPTVPVISLPQRQRNRIS, from the coding sequence ATGGCCGTCTTTCAACACCTGCTGATCCCCGTGGCGACCGAAGACGATGCCCAACGAACCTGTGACGCTCTCGAGCCCTACCTCGAGGATCTCGAACGCGTGACGGCGGTTCACGTCATCGAGAAAGCGGGTGGTGCGATGGACAAAGCACCGCTCGGAAAACGACAGGAGGATGCCGGTGATTTCCTTGCAGTCGTCAACTCGACGCTCGGTTCGTCCGTCGCCGTCGACACCCAGACCGTCTACGGGACGGATCTGGTCGACACGCTTTTCGACGTTGCGACCGACGTGAACGCCGATGCCATCGCGTTCCGGGCCCGGGGCGGAAGCCGAATAACGAGATTGCTCGCCGGCGATACGGCGACGGATCTGGTGACTGAGCCGACCGTGCCCGTCATCTCGTTGCCCCAAAGGCAGCGTAACCGAATCAGTTAA
- a CDS encoding amino acid permease: MSETEEELAKDLGLVSALAIGIGTMIGAGIFVLPGVAAQEAGPVVVVSFIVGGSIAIINALSVSELGTAMPKAGGAYYYINRALGPMFGSISGMGDWMGLAFASAFYSIGFGSYLAILLSGVVVSIPLVGTVELLPTIVLGPLVLSDIQIGALIAGIVFVGVNYIGAKETGGVQTVIVTLLLGILTVFAVVGFFSFDWGTVTAEGGIAPLGYGEILPGAALVFVAYLGYAKIATIGEELKNPGRNLPIAIIGSVAIVMTIYTILVGLLMGIVPFQDFFLEEVENAPMSHAAEIIFDYQFALAGFEIPVLGVGVTSITLAALLATASSANASILASARINFAMGRDKIVTDWLNEIHPRFATPYRSIAVTGAMILLFIVVLGGSLEILAKAASVLHLIVYALINAALIVFREADVPEYDPDFTVPLYPITPILGVVLSLGLIYFMDATEIALSMVFVLGAIVWYGAYARNYTSQEGVLSEYILSRPDEMPDVAVSAATAAQPKANEEYTVMVPVANPRTESTLLSLASVIAKANDGRVQAVHIVEVPDQTPLTEGSEHVRRIDDESQKLMERVRDSTETMDVPVDIKTIVSHRSFEEIFNAAQRNKVDKVVMGWGAGRPWSAGRAQRPLDELTHALPCDFLVLRDRGLETDRILVPTAGGPDSVLSAEAARNLRDQLGSSITLLHVVDESDTGEGERFLTEWATQHDLEDADIRIDTSGDVEGAIAAAAGDHSLLIIGATERGLLSRLVRGSLAYDVINDVDCSVLLAERPTSRTLRERLFGLQTDDDR; encoded by the coding sequence ATGAGCGAAACCGAGGAAGAACTCGCCAAAGACCTGGGTCTCGTGTCTGCGCTCGCGATCGGTATCGGCACGATGATCGGTGCCGGTATCTTCGTTTTACCGGGGGTGGCCGCTCAGGAGGCAGGTCCGGTTGTAGTCGTCTCATTTATCGTCGGCGGATCCATCGCCATCATCAACGCACTCTCGGTGAGCGAACTCGGGACAGCGATGCCGAAAGCCGGCGGTGCCTACTACTACATCAACCGGGCGCTCGGCCCGATGTTCGGCTCCATTTCGGGGATGGGCGACTGGATGGGGCTCGCGTTCGCGAGCGCGTTCTACAGTATCGGTTTCGGGAGCTACCTCGCAATCTTGCTTTCGGGAGTCGTGGTCTCGATTCCGCTGGTCGGGACGGTCGAACTTCTCCCGACGATCGTTCTCGGCCCGCTCGTGCTCTCAGACATCCAGATCGGTGCGCTCATCGCGGGAATCGTTTTCGTCGGCGTCAACTACATCGGCGCGAAGGAAACCGGCGGTGTTCAGACGGTCATCGTCACCCTGTTACTCGGCATCCTCACGGTGTTTGCGGTCGTCGGCTTCTTCTCGTTCGATTGGGGAACCGTCACGGCCGAAGGCGGCATCGCCCCCCTCGGTTACGGCGAGATCCTCCCCGGCGCAGCGCTCGTCTTCGTAGCGTACCTCGGCTACGCGAAGATTGCGACGATCGGCGAGGAACTCAAAAACCCGGGTCGTAACCTCCCGATCGCCATCATCGGTAGTGTCGCAATCGTGATGACAATATACACGATCCTGGTCGGCCTCTTGATGGGGATCGTTCCGTTCCAGGACTTCTTCCTCGAGGAAGTCGAGAACGCGCCGATGTCACACGCTGCGGAGATCATCTTCGACTACCAGTTCGCCCTCGCCGGGTTCGAGATACCGGTTCTCGGTGTTGGGGTAACGTCGATCACTCTCGCAGCGCTGCTGGCGACGGCCTCGAGCGCGAACGCGTCGATCCTCGCCTCAGCCCGTATCAACTTCGCGATGGGTCGAGATAAGATCGTCACCGACTGGCTCAACGAGATCCACCCACGGTTCGCCACGCCGTACCGTTCGATCGCCGTTACCGGTGCGATGATTCTCCTCTTTATCGTCGTTCTCGGCGGCTCGCTCGAGATTCTGGCGAAGGCGGCGAGCGTGCTGCACCTCATCGTCTACGCGCTGATCAACGCGGCGTTGATCGTCTTCCGCGAGGCTGATGTCCCGGAGTACGATCCGGACTTTACGGTACCGTTGTATCCGATCACGCCGATCCTCGGAGTCGTCCTCTCGCTCGGTCTCATCTACTTCATGGACGCCACCGAAATCGCACTGAGCATGGTGTTCGTCCTGGGTGCCATCGTGTGGTACGGCGCTTACGCTCGAAACTACACCAGTCAAGAAGGCGTCCTGAGCGAGTACATCCTCTCGCGTCCGGACGAGATGCCCGACGTGGCGGTGTCTGCCGCCACCGCCGCCCAGCCGAAGGCGAACGAGGAGTACACCGTGATGGTGCCGGTTGCGAACCCGCGGACGGAGTCGACGCTACTCTCGCTGGCGAGCGTTATCGCGAAGGCCAACGACGGACGCGTCCAGGCCGTTCACATCGTCGAGGTGCCAGACCAGACCCCGTTAACGGAAGGGTCAGAGCACGTGCGTCGCATCGACGACGAATCCCAGAAACTGATGGAACGAGTTCGTGACAGTACGGAGACCATGGACGTCCCAGTCGACATCAAGACGATCGTCTCCCACCGCTCGTTCGAGGAAATCTTCAATGCCGCACAGCGGAACAAGGTCGACAAGGTCGTCATGGGCTGGGGTGCGGGCCGTCCCTGGTCGGCCGGCCGGGCGCAACGACCGCTCGACGAACTGACTCACGCCCTGCCGTGTGACTTCCTGGTGCTCAGGGATCGTGGTCTCGAGACCGACCGGATCCTCGTCCCGACGGCCGGCGGCCCAGATTCCGTCCTGAGCGCGGAGGCCGCCAGGAACCTCCGGGATCAACTTGGTTCGTCCATCACCCTCTTGCACGTGGTCGACGAATCCGACACGGGCGAGGGCGAACGGTTCCTCACCGAATGGGCAACGCAACACGACCTCGAGGATGCCGACATCCGAATCGACACCTCAGGCGACGTCGAGGGCGCGATTGCCGCAGCCGCAGGCGACCACTCGCTGTTGATCATCGGCGCGACCGAACGCGGGTTGCTCTCGCGACTCGTCCGCGGATCGCTCGCGTACGACGTTATCAACGACGTCGACTGCTCGGTCTTGCTGGCTGAACGACCGACGAGCCGGACGCTTCGCGAACGACTGTTCGGATTGCAGACGGACGACGATCGGTAG
- a CDS encoding APC family permease — translation MGETDETTSIIGSEIGLIGAVALVVGNAISVTMFLLPAHLMADGVGPSIAPAVVVAAIPMVFGVIVMLQLGAALPVAGGGYVYPSRLIGPFWGFTIPWLVVPTIWFGLVYTAYGFAEYARFFVDVPLEALIAGVLLVFILLNLRGIKLVAAVQFVLVMVIVGGMLAFIVPGAFHIDPGNYSPMFPEGYGPFVVAVISLFIGMYGFNLAIDLGEELEDPERNVPRVLIYSAVIGMSLMIGIVVVAVGVLHWTELAGMEAGIAMVALEFLPWWGGAFVAFAAVIGGLTTVNTLIVTYSREIMRAARDDVFPSSLAVLHPEHQSPNRAILLLGLPALLIVPVTPSPALLAPGLGLVLLYAFFLLSVAAWRLPDRFPDRYANASVRLPPVALMLAAIGGGLSTLVFWLLLVSQLPWMGALILGWVVLGYPVFRYRVGVLEKRGIDLRTRLRTLDEHERRNDQASND, via the coding sequence ATGGGTGAGACTGACGAGACGACGTCGATTATCGGAAGCGAAATCGGGTTGATCGGGGCGGTTGCACTCGTCGTCGGGAACGCGATTTCGGTGACGATGTTTCTCCTCCCGGCACACCTGATGGCCGATGGCGTGGGGCCGAGTATCGCACCTGCGGTGGTCGTCGCTGCAATACCGATGGTGTTTGGCGTCATCGTGATGCTCCAACTCGGCGCAGCGCTCCCGGTTGCCGGTGGCGGCTACGTCTATCCTTCCCGGCTCATCGGGCCGTTCTGGGGATTCACGATCCCGTGGCTCGTCGTTCCGACGATCTGGTTCGGACTCGTCTACACCGCCTACGGCTTTGCCGAATACGCCCGGTTCTTCGTCGACGTCCCGCTCGAGGCGCTGATCGCCGGCGTGTTGCTCGTGTTCATCCTGTTGAACTTACGCGGGATCAAGCTCGTTGCCGCCGTGCAGTTCGTTCTCGTGATGGTCATCGTTGGTGGGATGCTCGCGTTCATCGTTCCGGGCGCTTTCCACATCGACCCGGGGAACTACAGTCCGATGTTCCCCGAAGGATACGGCCCGTTCGTCGTCGCCGTCATCTCGCTGTTCATCGGGATGTACGGGTTCAACCTGGCGATCGACCTCGGTGAGGAACTCGAGGATCCGGAACGAAACGTCCCTCGCGTCCTCATCTACAGCGCCGTCATCGGGATGTCGCTCATGATCGGAATCGTCGTCGTCGCAGTCGGAGTCCTCCACTGGACCGAACTCGCCGGGATGGAGGCCGGAATCGCTATGGTCGCCCTCGAGTTCCTCCCGTGGTGGGGCGGGGCGTTCGTGGCCTTCGCCGCCGTAATCGGCGGTCTGACCACGGTCAATACGCTCATCGTCACCTACTCCCGCGAGATAATGCGAGCGGCTCGCGACGACGTGTTTCCCTCGTCCCTGGCGGTGCTCCATCCGGAACACCAGAGCCCGAACCGGGCGATTCTCTTGCTCGGGCTTCCCGCATTGCTGATCGTCCCGGTTACGCCGTCTCCCGCACTCCTGGCTCCCGGACTTGGGCTGGTGCTCCTCTACGCGTTCTTCCTGCTCTCGGTTGCCGCGTGGCGATTGCCCGACCGGTTTCCGGATCGGTACGCGAACGCGTCCGTCCGGTTACCGCCGGTCGCGCTCATGCTGGCAGCCATCGGCGGCGGCCTGTCGACGCTCGTATTCTGGCTCCTGTTGGTCTCGCAACTGCCGTGGATGGGCGCGCTGATCCTCGGGTGGGTCGTACTCGGTTACCCAGTATTCCGATACCGCGTTGGTGTTCTCGAAAAGCGCGGAATCGACCTCCGCACCCGGTTGCGAACGCTTGATGAACACGAACGCCGCAACGATCAGGCGTCGAACGATTGA
- a CDS encoding TrkH family potassium uptake protein, with protein MTIRVDWRSSASLTGTVLKWLAVPLAVPLVLAVFDGDDIVPFAVAIAFTVAIGMGLERLSDDRELYQREAFLMVALTWFGVAAIGTIPFALVGIGAPSASAFAGGVGGPVNAWFESTSGLTTTGATVMSGWDFENQSRAILLWRQLIQWLGGLGILIVAISLLSNLMVGGAQLMETESQTRNVNKLTPEIASTARLIWGLYVGLTLAAVATFYVLHLLGFAPNMDLFNAVSHAMTSVATAGFSPEPLSIGAFTPAVQWAVIPFMILGATNFVLLYYLVQGDLSRPFNSEELRFYLGVIALFAAIVSAILALDSEINMGLEPTIRHGLFNVVSLVTTTGYASMDFNVWSAGAKHVLFLCMFIGGMAGSTTCSIKTLRWLVILKGLYRNLFVSIHPRAVRPVRLGESIVDEDTINDIFAYVMLAIIIFFLLTVFVVVDAARASTAVTEFEALGASASIFLNIGPAFGMAGPMDNYAGFPVTTRFVMVIMMWVGRIEIIPVLVLLLPAYWRS; from the coding sequence ATGACGATCCGTGTCGACTGGCGCTCGAGTGCGAGCCTGACGGGCACCGTCCTGAAGTGGCTCGCGGTGCCGCTCGCGGTGCCACTCGTGCTGGCAGTGTTCGACGGCGACGACATCGTCCCCTTCGCCGTGGCGATCGCGTTCACGGTGGCGATCGGGATGGGGCTCGAGCGACTGAGCGACGACCGGGAGCTCTACCAGCGGGAGGCCTTCCTGATGGTCGCGCTGACCTGGTTCGGCGTCGCGGCTATCGGCACGATCCCGTTCGCCCTCGTCGGAATCGGAGCTCCAAGCGCGTCGGCATTCGCCGGCGGCGTTGGCGGCCCCGTCAACGCCTGGTTCGAGAGCACGAGCGGCCTCACGACGACCGGCGCAACCGTGATGAGCGGCTGGGACTTCGAGAACCAGTCTCGAGCGATCCTGCTGTGGCGACAGCTGATCCAGTGGCTCGGGGGACTGGGTATCCTGATCGTCGCGATCAGCCTCCTCTCGAACCTGATGGTCGGTGGAGCCCAGTTGATGGAGACGGAGAGTCAAACCCGAAACGTCAACAAACTCACGCCGGAGATCGCGAGCACCGCCCGCCTCATCTGGGGGCTGTACGTCGGCCTCACGCTGGCGGCTGTCGCGACGTTTTACGTGTTGCACCTGCTCGGGTTCGCCCCGAACATGGATCTGTTCAACGCGGTCTCCCACGCTATGACCAGCGTTGCAACAGCCGGCTTCTCTCCCGAACCGTTGAGCATCGGTGCCTTCACACCAGCCGTCCAGTGGGCCGTCATCCCGTTTATGATCCTCGGGGCGACCAACTTCGTGTTGCTGTACTATCTGGTACAGGGCGATCTCTCGCGGCCGTTCAACTCCGAGGAATTGCGTTTCTATCTCGGCGTGATCGCGCTCTTTGCGGCGATCGTGTCGGCCATCCTCGCCCTCGATTCCGAGATCAACATGGGGCTCGAGCCGACGATTCGACACGGCCTGTTTAACGTCGTTTCACTTGTGACGACGACCGGCTACGCCTCGATGGACTTCAACGTCTGGTCAGCCGGTGCCAAACACGTCCTCTTCCTGTGCATGTTCATCGGCGGGATGGCCGGGTCGACCACCTGTTCGATCAAGACGCTGCGCTGGCTCGTGATCCTCAAGGGGCTCTACCGCAACCTGTTCGTCTCAATCCATCCGCGGGCCGTCCGACCCGTTCGCCTCGGCGAGAGCATCGTCGACGAGGACACGATCAACGATATTTTCGCCTACGTCATGCTCGCGATCATCATCTTCTTCCTGCTGACGGTGTTCGTCGTCGTCGATGCCGCTCGAGCGAGCACGGCAGTCACTGAGTTCGAGGCCCTGGGCGCGTCGGCGTCGATCTTCCTCAACATCGGCCCGGCGTTCGGAATGGCCGGACCGATGGACAACTACGCCGGTTTCCCCGTCACCACGCGGTTCGTTATGGTGATCATGATGTGGGTTGGTCGCATCGAGATCATCCCCGTTCTGGTATTGTTGTTGCCGGCGTACTGGCGCTCCTAA
- a CDS encoding amino acid permease, translated as MSNQELARDLGFLEAYTLGLGTMIGAGIFVLPGIVAEAAGPASMISFAIGGVIALLAAFSLSELATGMPRAGGSYYYVNHALGSFFGTIIGFGMWAGLMFATAFYMLGFGQYLLNRPSTALTVVIAALGMSAVLVAINFRGVKETGSLQNVIVLFLLVLIVLFITVGLFAVDGGNLDPFAPHGWPAVGATAGTVFVTFIGFEVIATSAEEIKNPGRNLPLSMIAAVVTPTILYVLVMLVSTGTLPVPELAASDVPVADVAQVTVGTLGSVAIGGRTLEFATVGSGIMIIGAIFATISSANASILSAARVNFAMGRDRILTNWLNKVHERYRTPYRAIFATGFVILVLVASPLPIGTLADVASFMFLITYALVHVAVVVLRRADPDDYDPDFRIPSVLYPTVPIVGFVTCLFVLVQMGEEAATLEVGSASVSLAPLSWVQVIGLVTIALSILWYRFYAKERALSTTLIGEAVAPTDEPESKDAEYRVVVPVANPETQRPLIAHAAASAASQDRPGELVVVNVIEVPPQTSPAQIEFEEERVDRQRTLLDNARDVAGTLDVGVRTRAIVGRNAGTAILSVIEDEAADHAVLGWAGERRRRDVIFGSTIDPILERAPCEVSLVKSPTETPGSIVTLAGEGSNAPVSARRAAELRRSFPETSLTLLNVQSPSDDPGVDPLEVGQETITEVATAAEIDSSEYESRVIVDEDVRSSLLGAVATYDTVCVGATGTSTVAQALYGSIPQEVVDKTDGTVVMARSENRTPRTFKQALIQRLGGRSPPAKSDE; from the coding sequence ATGTCCAACCAGGAACTCGCTCGAGACCTCGGCTTCCTCGAGGCGTACACGTTAGGACTGGGGACGATGATCGGGGCTGGCATTTTCGTCCTGCCCGGCATCGTCGCCGAAGCGGCGGGCCCGGCGAGCATGATTTCGTTCGCCATCGGCGGCGTCATCGCACTCCTCGCGGCGTTTTCGCTGTCAGAACTGGCGACCGGTATGCCGCGTGCCGGGGGTAGCTATTATTACGTCAACCACGCGCTTGGGAGTTTCTTCGGCACCATCATTGGTTTCGGGATGTGGGCCGGGTTGATGTTCGCGACGGCGTTCTACATGCTCGGGTTCGGACAGTACCTCCTCAATCGCCCATCCACGGCGCTGACAGTGGTTATCGCTGCACTCGGTATGTCCGCCGTACTCGTCGCGATCAATTTTCGGGGTGTCAAGGAAACCGGCTCGCTGCAGAACGTCATCGTCCTCTTTCTACTCGTATTGATCGTCCTGTTCATCACGGTTGGGCTTTTCGCCGTCGACGGCGGGAACCTCGATCCGTTCGCACCCCACGGCTGGCCTGCTGTTGGGGCGACAGCCGGAACCGTTTTCGTGACCTTCATCGGGTTCGAAGTGATCGCGACGAGCGCAGAAGAGATCAAAAACCCGGGACGGAATCTCCCGCTGTCGATGATAGCCGCTGTGGTGACTCCGACGATTCTGTACGTCCTGGTGATGCTCGTCAGCACGGGCACATTACCGGTTCCCGAATTGGCCGCGAGCGACGTCCCCGTCGCGGACGTCGCACAAGTGACCGTCGGCACACTCGGATCGGTCGCGATTGGCGGACGGACGCTCGAGTTCGCCACCGTCGGATCCGGAATCATGATCATTGGCGCGATATTTGCGACGATCTCCTCGGCGAACGCGTCGATCCTCTCGGCGGCACGGGTCAACTTTGCGATGGGACGGGATCGAATTCTCACGAACTGGCTCAACAAGGTTCACGAGCGCTACCGGACGCCGTACCGGGCGATTTTCGCGACCGGGTTTGTGATCCTCGTCCTCGTTGCGAGCCCACTGCCCATCGGCACGCTGGCTGATGTCGCGAGCTTCATGTTCCTCATCACGTACGCGCTGGTTCACGTCGCCGTCGTCGTGTTACGGCGGGCGGATCCAGACGATTACGACCCCGACTTTCGAATCCCATCAGTCCTGTATCCGACCGTTCCAATCGTCGGGTTCGTAACCTGTCTCTTCGTGCTGGTGCAGATGGGGGAGGAAGCAGCCACCCTCGAGGTAGGATCTGCCAGCGTTTCACTTGCCCCCCTATCGTGGGTTCAGGTCATCGGATTGGTGACCATCGCCCTCAGTATTCTCTGGTACCGGTTTTACGCGAAAGAGCGGGCGCTTTCGACGACGTTGATTGGGGAAGCCGTTGCACCGACCGACGAACCGGAATCGAAGGATGCGGAGTATCGCGTCGTCGTCCCCGTCGCAAATCCCGAAACGCAGCGGCCGCTCATCGCGCACGCGGCGGCGAGTGCCGCGAGCCAGGATCGACCGGGCGAACTGGTCGTGGTCAACGTCATCGAAGTCCCACCGCAGACGTCCCCGGCTCAAATCGAGTTCGAGGAGGAACGCGTCGACCGACAGCGAACCCTCCTCGACAATGCACGCGACGTCGCCGGAACGCTCGACGTCGGCGTCAGAACGCGAGCGATCGTCGGCCGCAACGCGGGCACCGCGATCCTCTCGGTTATCGAGGACGAAGCCGCCGATCATGCAGTTCTCGGCTGGGCCGGCGAACGCCGCCGACGCGACGTCATCTTCGGCTCGACGATCGATCCGATCCTCGAACGGGCACCGTGTGAAGTGTCGCTCGTTAAATCGCCGACCGAGACCCCCGGGTCGATCGTTACCCTGGCGGGCGAAGGCTCGAACGCCCCGGTGTCTGCACGACGAGCGGCCGAACTCCGGCGCTCGTTCCCGGAAACGAGCCTGACGTTGCTGAACGTCCAGTCGCCGTCCGACGATCCCGGGGTGGATCCGCTCGAGGTGGGCCAGGAGACGATCACGGAGGTGGCGACGGCGGCGGAAATCGATAGCTCGGAGTACGAATCGCGAGTTATCGTCGACGAAGACGTCAGATCGTCACTCCTCGGGGCGGTAGCAACGTACGATACGGTTTGCGTCGGGGCGACGGGAACGAGTACGGTCGCACAGGCGCTATATGGGTCGATTCCCCAGGAGGTCGTGGATAAAACCGACGGGACAGTCGTGATGGCGCGCAGTGAAAACAGAACGCCTCGAACCTTCAAACAGGCGCTCATCCAGCGGTTGGGTGGGCGGTCACCGCCGGCAAAATCGGACGAGTAG
- a CDS encoding methylglyoxal synthase, translated as MTRLALIAHDEKKPDLIEFARAHESQLAEYDLIGTGTTGGRLMEETDLEVERMESGPLGGDLMIGAEVAQDRLDGIIFLRDPLTAQPHEPDISALLRICDVHDTALATNLASATYLLEGLEDELP; from the coding sequence ATGACCCGACTCGCCCTCATCGCCCACGACGAGAAGAAACCCGACCTCATCGAGTTCGCTCGAGCGCACGAATCCCAGCTCGCCGAGTACGACCTGATCGGTACCGGGACGACCGGTGGTCGACTGATGGAGGAGACCGACCTCGAGGTCGAACGCATGGAATCCGGACCGCTCGGTGGCGACCTCATGATCGGAGCCGAGGTCGCCCAGGATCGCCTCGACGGAATCATCTTCCTCCGCGACCCGCTGACCGCCCAGCCACACGAGCCGGACATCTCGGCGTTACTGCGCATCTGTGACGTCCACGACACGGCGCTGGCGACCAACCTGGCGAGTGCGACGTACCTGCTTGAGGGGCTCGAGGACGAGTTACCCTGA
- a CDS encoding cation:proton antiporter regulatory subunit: MVIYESDLPGVGKKFEVELEDGERLVIVTHNTGKREIFKKPAEHADSEKVFELSDRLARKVGTILEGAHFQPIQSDRVETMLADETFIEWYNLSSESELTGKTLADSGVRDRTGVSIVAIQRDDDVLPAPGPDTILEAGDTLVVVGDGEDCRAFEVLVSGTNR; this comes from the coding sequence ATGGTGATTTACGAGAGCGACCTCCCCGGCGTCGGGAAGAAATTCGAGGTCGAACTCGAGGACGGCGAACGACTGGTCATCGTGACCCACAACACGGGCAAACGCGAGATATTCAAAAAGCCCGCCGAACACGCCGACAGCGAGAAGGTGTTCGAACTCTCCGATCGGCTCGCCCGGAAAGTCGGGACAATCCTCGAGGGGGCACACTTCCAGCCCATCCAGTCAGACCGCGTCGAGACGATGCTCGCCGACGAGACGTTTATCGAATGGTACAACCTGTCGAGCGAATCGGAACTCACCGGCAAAACACTCGCCGACTCGGGAGTTCGCGACCGGACGGGCGTTTCCATCGTCGCGATTCAGCGAGACGACGATGTCCTCCCCGCACCTGGCCCGGACACGATTCTCGAGGCCGGCGACACGCTGGTCGTCGTCGGCGATGGTGAGGACTGTCGGGCGTTCGAGGTACTCGTCAGCGGCACCAACCGGTGA